Proteins from a genomic interval of Shewanella seohaensis:
- the pnp gene encoding polyribonucleotide nucleotidyltransferase — translation MNPIVKSFEYGQHTVTLETGVIARQADAAVLASMGDTTVLVTVVGKKEAEAGRDFFPLTVNYQEKTYAAGKIPGGFFKREGRPSEDETLIARLIDRPIRPLFPNGFTNEVQVIITVVSVDPQIEPDIISMIGTSAALAISGIPFSGPLGAARVGYINGEYVLNPTVTQLANSQLNLVVAGTEGAVLMVESEAQALPEEVMLGSVVYGHDQQQVVIKAIAEFKAEAGKPAWNWTAPVANEALVAQVKELAEDGLAQAYQIQVKQDRYAQVAVVKAAAKEALLAANPEVDLREVDGLLGSLEKKVVRGRIIRGEPRIDGREPDMVRALSVLAGVLPRTHGSALFTRGETQALVTCTLGTERDAQKIDSIMGERTNRFMLHYNFPPYSVGETGMVGSPKRREIGHGKLAWRGINAVMPTAEEFPYSVRVVSEITESNGSSSMASVCGTSLALMDAGVPIKTSVAGIAMGLVKEGDNFVVLSDILGDEDHLGDMDFKVAGTRDGITALQMDIKIEGITKEIMEIALQQAYGARVHILNVMDQAIGSHRDDISDHAPRITTIKINPEKIRDVIGKGGAVIRALTEETGTTIELEDDGTVKIASSNGEATKEAIRRIEEITAEVEVGRIYNGKVIRIVDFGAFVNILPGKDGLVHISQISDERVANVSDHLELNQEVTVKVMEVDRQGRVRLSIKEAQTKEAAAE, via the coding sequence GTGAATCCAATTGTAAAGAGTTTTGAGTATGGTCAACATACAGTCACCCTGGAAACAGGTGTTATTGCACGTCAAGCAGACGCTGCCGTTTTAGCTAGCATGGGTGACACGACAGTGTTAGTCACTGTTGTTGGTAAAAAAGAAGCTGAAGCAGGCCGTGACTTCTTTCCTCTGACTGTAAACTATCAAGAAAAGACCTACGCAGCAGGTAAAATTCCTGGTGGTTTCTTTAAGCGTGAAGGTCGTCCTTCAGAAGATGAGACATTAATCGCTCGCCTGATCGACCGTCCAATTCGTCCTCTTTTCCCTAATGGCTTCACAAACGAAGTTCAAGTGATCATTACTGTTGTATCTGTCGATCCACAAATCGAGCCGGATATTATTTCAATGATCGGTACTTCGGCTGCGCTTGCTATTTCGGGTATCCCATTCAGCGGCCCATTAGGTGCAGCGCGCGTGGGTTACATCAATGGCGAATACGTGCTGAACCCAACAGTGACTCAGTTAGCAAACAGCCAACTGAACCTGGTTGTTGCTGGTACTGAGGGCGCGGTATTGATGGTTGAGTCTGAAGCTCAAGCATTACCAGAAGAAGTGATGTTAGGCTCAGTGGTTTATGGCCATGACCAACAACAAGTGGTTATCAAAGCGATTGCTGAATTCAAAGCAGAAGCGGGTAAACCAGCTTGGAATTGGACTGCACCAGTTGCCAATGAAGCCTTAGTTGCTCAAGTTAAAGAATTAGCTGAAGACGGTTTAGCACAAGCGTATCAAATTCAAGTTAAACAAGATCGTTATGCTCAAGTTGCTGTGGTTAAAGCTGCTGCTAAAGAAGCGCTGTTGGCTGCAAACCCAGAAGTAGATTTACGTGAAGTTGACGGTCTGCTCGGTAGCTTAGAGAAGAAAGTGGTTCGTGGTCGCATCATCCGTGGTGAGCCGCGCATCGACGGTCGTGAGCCAGACATGGTTCGTGCTCTCAGCGTATTAGCAGGCGTATTACCACGTACTCACGGTAGTGCACTGTTCACCCGTGGTGAAACTCAGGCACTGGTCACTTGTACTCTAGGTACTGAGCGTGACGCACAGAAGATCGATAGCATCATGGGCGAGCGTACTAACCGCTTCATGCTGCACTACAACTTCCCACCATACTCTGTTGGTGAAACCGGTATGGTTGGTTCGCCTAAGCGTCGTGAAATTGGTCACGGTAAGCTAGCATGGCGCGGTATCAATGCCGTTATGCCAACGGCTGAAGAGTTCCCATACAGCGTACGTGTAGTGTCTGAAATCACAGAATCTAACGGTTCAAGCTCTATGGCTTCTGTATGTGGTACTTCTCTGGCACTGATGGACGCTGGTGTACCGATCAAGACTTCGGTTGCCGGTATTGCTATGGGTCTTGTGAAGGAAGGCGACAACTTTGTCGTTCTGTCTGACATCTTGGGTGATGAAGATCACTTAGGTGACATGGACTTTAAAGTAGCCGGTACTCGTGACGGTATCACTGCACTGCAGATGGATATCAAGATCGAAGGTATCACCAAAGAAATCATGGAAATCGCACTGCAACAAGCCTATGGCGCTCGTGTACATATCTTGAACGTGATGGACCAAGCTATTGGTTCACACCGTGATGATATCTCTGATCACGCTCCACGTATCACAACCATCAAGATTAACCCAGAGAAGATTCGTGATGTTATTGGTAAAGGTGGCGCAGTGATTCGCGCGCTAACCGAAGAGACTGGCACTACCATCGAGCTGGAAGATGACGGTACTGTGAAGATTGCTTCGTCAAACGGCGAAGCGACTAAAGAAGCTATCCGTCGTATCGAAGAAATCACTGCAGAAGTTGAAGTGGGTCGTATCTATAACGGTAAAGTTATCCGTATCGTAGACTTCGGTGCCTTCGTTAACATTCTGCCAGGCAAAGATGGTTTAGTGCACATTTCGCAAATCAGCGATGAGCGTGTTGCTAACGTCTCTGACCACCTTGAACTGAACCAAGAAGTTACCGTTAAAGTAATGGAAGTGGATCGTCAAGGTCGTGTAAGACTGTCAATCAAAGAAGCACAGACTAAAGAAGCCGCTGCTGAATAA
- the infB gene encoding translation initiation factor IF-2: MADTTVEKLATEVGKSVERLIEQFSQAGIKKGQTDNVSEAEKQQLLDYLKKQHGGESAPTKMTLQRKTVSTLSVAGNGGQSKDVKVEVRKTRTFVKRDVSEAVLKAEEEAKAKAEAEAQAKAEAEAKAKAEAEAKAKADAEAKAEAKAKADAEAKAKAKATTDAKTTKDTSPEAEAARVEAERLKAVQAEATKRKQDEEAAKAAEKARLLAEENSKRWDEEERQRKEAERFSDHHITTSKVARAAEDSSDMDEEKRGRRARNKNTAKSKRGGKDARDGREKHMRNRSTAPESMAHGFNKPVAAVNRDVRIGETVTVAELAHLMAIKATEIIKQMMKMGSMVTINQVLDQETAQLVAEEMGHKVVLIRENELEQQVLSERDEEGVVKLEPRAPVVTIMGHVDHGKTSLLDYIRRAKVAAGEAGGITQHIGAYHVETDNGMITFLDTPGHAAFTAMRARGAKATDIVVLVVAADDGVMPQTIEAIQHAKAGNVPLIVAVNKMDKPEADIDRVKSELAQHGVMSEDWGGDNMFAFVSAKTGAGVDDLLEGILLQAEVLELKAVRDGMAAGVVIESQLDKGRGPVATILVQEGTLRQGDIVLCGLEYGKVRAMKDENGRSITEAGPSIPVEILGLSGVPSAGDEATVVRDERKAREVALYRQGKFRDVKLARQQKSKLENMFANMTEGEVKELNIVLKADVQGSLEAITDSLMGLSTDEVKVNIIARGVGALTETDATLAAASNAIMVGFNVRADAQARKTIESESVDLRYYSVIYHLIDEVKAAMTGMLSPEFKQEIIGLAEVRDVFKSPKLGAIAGCMVTEGTIKRSAPIRVLRDNVVIFEGELESLRRFKDDVSEVRNGMECGIGVKNYNDVRVGDQIEVFETVEVARTL; encoded by the coding sequence ATGGCAGATACTACCGTAGAGAAATTGGCCACGGAAGTGGGTAAAAGTGTTGAACGTCTGATTGAGCAATTCTCTCAGGCCGGAATTAAGAAAGGCCAAACTGATAACGTTTCTGAAGCTGAGAAGCAACAGTTACTGGATTATCTGAAGAAGCAGCATGGCGGCGAAAGCGCACCGACCAAAATGACACTGCAACGTAAAACCGTATCGACCCTGAGTGTGGCCGGTAATGGTGGTCAATCTAAAGACGTTAAAGTAGAAGTACGTAAAACCCGTACTTTCGTTAAGCGTGACGTGAGCGAAGCGGTTCTGAAAGCTGAAGAAGAAGCCAAAGCGAAGGCAGAAGCCGAAGCTCAGGCAAAAGCTGAAGCAGAAGCCAAGGCCAAAGCGGAAGCCGAAGCTAAGGCTAAAGCAGACGCCGAAGCAAAAGCAGAGGCTAAGGCGAAAGCAGATGCTGAAGCAAAAGCTAAAGCCAAAGCGACGACTGATGCGAAAACCACAAAAGACACTTCGCCAGAAGCGGAAGCGGCACGTGTTGAAGCTGAGCGTTTAAAAGCGGTTCAAGCGGAAGCGACAAAGCGTAAGCAAGACGAAGAAGCGGCGAAAGCGGCTGAAAAAGCGCGTCTGTTAGCGGAAGAAAACTCTAAGCGTTGGGACGAAGAAGAGCGTCAACGTAAAGAGGCTGAGCGTTTTAGCGATCACCATATCACGACCTCTAAAGTGGCCCGCGCCGCTGAAGACTCATCGGATATGGATGAAGAAAAACGTGGTCGTCGTGCACGTAACAAAAATACCGCCAAGTCCAAACGTGGTGGTAAAGATGCTCGCGATGGTCGCGAAAAACACATGCGTAACCGCAGCACCGCACCAGAATCAATGGCACACGGCTTTAACAAGCCAGTGGCTGCTGTTAACCGTGATGTACGTATCGGTGAAACTGTTACTGTGGCAGAACTTGCTCACTTAATGGCTATTAAAGCGACTGAAATCATCAAGCAAATGATGAAGATGGGTTCAATGGTGACGATCAACCAAGTGTTAGATCAAGAAACCGCCCAATTAGTTGCCGAAGAAATGGGCCACAAAGTGGTACTGATCCGTGAAAACGAATTAGAGCAACAAGTACTGTCTGAGCGTGATGAAGAAGGCGTTGTGAAGCTTGAGCCTCGTGCTCCTGTTGTGACCATCATGGGTCACGTTGACCACGGTAAAACGTCTCTGCTCGACTATATCCGCCGCGCGAAAGTGGCAGCGGGTGAGGCCGGTGGTATTACTCAACATATCGGTGCATACCATGTTGAGACCGATAATGGCATGATCACCTTCTTAGATACCCCTGGTCACGCCGCGTTTACCGCAATGCGTGCCCGTGGTGCTAAAGCGACTGACATCGTTGTCCTGGTTGTTGCTGCCGATGACGGCGTAATGCCACAAACCATCGAAGCGATTCAACACGCTAAAGCCGGTAACGTGCCATTGATTGTTGCCGTCAACAAGATGGACAAACCAGAAGCCGATATCGATCGCGTGAAGAGCGAATTAGCGCAACACGGCGTTATGTCTGAAGATTGGGGCGGTGACAACATGTTCGCCTTCGTATCTGCTAAGACTGGTGCTGGCGTTGACGACCTACTCGAAGGCATTCTGCTGCAAGCTGAAGTATTAGAGCTTAAAGCAGTACGTGACGGTATGGCGGCCGGTGTGGTTATCGAATCACAACTGGACAAAGGTCGCGGCCCTGTGGCAACGATTCTGGTTCAAGAAGGTACACTGCGCCAAGGCGATATCGTTCTTTGTGGTTTAGAGTACGGTAAAGTCCGTGCGATGAAAGATGAGAACGGTCGTTCAATCACCGAAGCAGGTCCATCGATTCCGGTCGAGATCTTAGGTCTTTCTGGTGTGCCATCAGCTGGTGACGAAGCAACGGTTGTTCGTGACGAGCGTAAGGCGCGTGAAGTGGCGCTATACCGTCAAGGTAAGTTCCGCGACGTGAAATTAGCACGTCAGCAGAAGTCTAAACTAGAGAATATGTTCGCTAACATGACTGAAGGCGAAGTGAAGGAACTGAACATCGTTCTGAAGGCAGACGTTCAAGGTTCACTCGAAGCGATTACCGACTCCTTAATGGGTCTGTCTACTGACGAAGTGAAAGTGAACATCATCGCTCGCGGTGTGGGTGCTCTGACCGAAACCGACGCGACTTTAGCTGCGGCATCTAACGCTATTATGGTGGGCTTCAACGTTCGTGCCGATGCACAGGCGCGTAAGACCATCGAGAGCGAGAGTGTTGACCTACGTTACTACAGCGTTATCTATCATCTGATTGATGAAGTTAAAGCGGCCATGACGGGCATGTTGTCTCCTGAGTTCAAGCAAGAGATCATTGGTCTTGCCGAAGTACGTGATGTGTTCAAGTCTCCAAAACTGGGTGCTATCGCCGGTTGTATGGTCACCGAAGGTACCATCAAGCGTAGCGCGCCTATCCGCGTGCTGCGTGATAACGTGGTGATCTTCGAAGGTGAGCTGGAATCACTGCGTCGCTTTAAAGACGACGTTAGCGAAGTTCGCAACGGCATGGAGTGTGGTATCGGTGTTAAGAACTACAACGATGTCCGCGTGGGTGACCAAATCGAAGTATTCGAAACCGTCGAAGTGGCACGTACACTGTAA
- the secG gene encoding preprotein translocase subunit SecG gives MYEVLMVIYLLVALGLIGLILIQQGKGADMGASFGAGASGTLFGSSGSGNFLTRTTAILAIAFFTLSLLIGNLSANHAKNEDAWKNLGSDEQVTQPVDQATEKSETKIPD, from the coding sequence ATGTACGAAGTTCTAATGGTTATTTACTTGTTGGTTGCGTTAGGTTTAATTGGCCTGATCTTAATCCAGCAAGGGAAAGGTGCTGACATGGGAGCCTCTTTTGGCGCCGGTGCATCAGGTACCTTATTCGGTTCAAGCGGTTCAGGTAACTTCCTGACACGTACAACGGCGATTCTGGCCATTGCGTTTTTCACGTTAAGTCTGCTGATTGGCAACTTAAGTGCAAACCACGCAAAAAATGAAGATGCATGGAAAAATTTAGGTTCTGATGAACAGGTGACTCAACCAGTTGATCAAGCAACCGAAAAGTCAGAAACGAAAATTCCTGACTAG
- the truB gene encoding tRNA pseudouridine(55) synthase TruB, giving the protein MARRSKGRFIDGIVLLDKATGMSSNFALQRVKRFFNANKAGHTGALDPLATGMLPVCLGEATKFSQHLLDSDKRYLVTAKLGQRTDTSDSDGEVVQTRPLEFTEAQLMSALEHFRGDTQQVPSMYSALKYQGQPLYKYAREGIEVPREARPITVFELNFIGLEGDELTLDIHCSKGTYIRTIIDDLGEMLGCGAHVIMLRRTQVAHYPYDKMVTLEQLEALVAKAQEEQLDPSSLLDSLLLPMDTAVADFPEVNVPDASAAYLMQGQAVRVSGLVADTLVRITLGTERRFVGIGEMNEDGLLAPKRLVVLHDQAKAS; this is encoded by the coding sequence ATGGCGAGACGTTCGAAGGGCCGCTTTATCGACGGTATTGTATTGTTGGACAAAGCCACAGGCATGAGTTCCAACTTTGCATTACAACGGGTAAAGCGCTTTTTTAATGCCAATAAAGCGGGGCACACGGGGGCGCTCGATCCCTTGGCAACGGGTATGCTACCTGTGTGTTTAGGCGAAGCGACTAAGTTTTCGCAGCATTTGCTGGATTCGGATAAGCGTTATCTGGTTACCGCAAAACTGGGACAACGCACAGATACTAGCGACTCCGACGGTGAAGTGGTGCAGACTCGCCCGCTCGAATTCACTGAGGCGCAGTTAATGTCTGCCTTAGAGCATTTTCGTGGCGATACCCAGCAAGTACCCTCCATGTATTCGGCGCTGAAATACCAAGGCCAGCCTTTGTATAAGTATGCCCGCGAGGGGATTGAAGTGCCGCGCGAGGCGCGTCCAATCACTGTCTTTGAACTGAACTTCATCGGTCTAGAAGGCGATGAGCTGACCTTAGACATTCATTGCTCTAAGGGCACTTATATTCGCACTATCATCGATGATTTAGGTGAGATGCTCGGTTGTGGCGCCCATGTTATTATGCTGCGTCGTACTCAAGTCGCGCATTATCCCTACGACAAAATGGTCACCTTGGAGCAACTCGAAGCCCTAGTTGCGAAGGCGCAGGAAGAGCAGCTTGACCCTAGCAGCTTGCTGGACTCGTTGCTGCTGCCTATGGATACGGCGGTTGCTGACTTTCCCGAGGTTAATGTGCCTGATGCGAGCGCTGCTTACTTAATGCAAGGTCAGGCGGTACGAGTCTCTGGACTCGTTGCAGATACATTGGTGCGCATTACATTGGGCACTGAACGTCGTTTCGTCGGAATTGGCGAGATGAATGAAGATGGCTTACTGGCACCTAAGCGCTTAGTCGTCCTTCACGACCAAGCTAAAGCATCTTAA
- the nlpI gene encoding lipoprotein NlpI, which translates to MSLKIRTAVVAVLAGASLMLAGCATTKSPLDNQNDVEGKLVIAPVMPDYKVEVTLAKLNEILSAVELTNEQRARFHYDRGVIYDSVGLRLMARIDFMQALKLQPDLADAYNFLGIYYTQEGEYDSAYEAFDGVLELSPNYDYAYLNRGIALYYGDRNDLALKDMQAFYAGDNKDGYRALWLYLIQSKDNAEEAKRQLQEHRKGLEADAWSTVIVDYYLGVKSREQVFADAKLGLTHPKEYAERLCEAYFYLAKIEIAKNQYQEAANYFRLALATNIYDFVEHRYARIELAKVKGLLEGTK; encoded by the coding sequence ATGAGTCTTAAAATTAGAACCGCTGTTGTTGCTGTGCTGGCGGGTGCCAGCTTGATGTTGGCTGGATGTGCGACCACTAAGTCTCCCTTAGACAACCAAAATGACGTTGAAGGCAAGTTAGTCATCGCCCCTGTGATGCCAGACTATAAAGTTGAAGTCACCCTTGCCAAGCTGAATGAAATATTATCGGCGGTTGAGCTAACCAACGAGCAGCGCGCACGTTTTCATTATGATCGTGGCGTGATTTACGATAGCGTCGGTTTACGCTTAATGGCGCGCATCGATTTTATGCAGGCCTTAAAACTGCAACCCGATTTAGCCGATGCCTATAATTTCCTTGGTATTTATTACACCCAAGAGGGTGAATACGATAGTGCCTATGAGGCGTTTGATGGGGTATTAGAGCTGTCGCCAAACTATGATTATGCCTACTTGAATCGCGGCATTGCGCTTTATTATGGCGATCGGAACGATCTCGCCTTAAAAGATATGCAGGCGTTTTACGCTGGCGACAATAAAGACGGTTACCGCGCCCTGTGGCTATATCTCATCCAGTCAAAGGATAACGCTGAGGAAGCCAAACGCCAGTTACAGGAACACCGTAAGGGACTGGAAGCCGATGCTTGGTCAACCGTAATTGTTGATTATTACCTCGGCGTTAAGAGCCGCGAGCAGGTTTTTGCCGACGCCAAGTTAGGCCTGACCCATCCCAAAGAATATGCTGAGCGTTTGTGTGAAGCGTATTTCTACCTCGCGAAAATCGAAATCGCCAAGAATCAATACCAAGAGGCGGCGAATTATTTCCGCCTTGCCCTCGCGACCAATATCTATGACTTTGTTGAGCACAGATACGCGCGAATTGAGCTGGCCAAAGTTAAAGGTTTGCTCGAAGGCACAAAATAA
- the rpsO gene encoding 30S ribosomal protein S15: MSLSTEAKAKILAEFGRGANDTGSTEVQVALLTAQINHLQDHFKEHIHDHHSRRGLLRMVSARRKLLAYLKRTEAARYNELIQKLGLRR, from the coding sequence ATGTCACTAAGTACTGAAGCGAAAGCAAAGATCCTGGCTGAATTTGGCCGTGGCGCAAACGACACTGGTTCAACTGAAGTTCAAGTTGCGCTGTTAACTGCTCAAATCAACCATTTGCAAGATCACTTCAAAGAGCACATCCACGATCACCACTCACGTCGTGGTCTGTTACGCATGGTTAGCGCTCGTCGTAAGTTATTAGCTTACCTGAAGCGTACTGAAGCAGCGCGTTACAATGAGCTGATCCAAAAGTTAGGTTTACGTCGTTAA
- the rimP gene encoding ribosome maturation factor RimP, with translation MATLESRLVDMLTVPVEALGFQLWGIEYVQAGKHSILRVFIDGENGINIEDCANVSRQVSAVLDVEDPISTEYTLEVSSPGVDRPLFTAEQYAAYVGEDVKLQLTMPVAGSRNLKGAITQVDGQMLSLNVNGKELVVALDNIRKGNIIAKF, from the coding sequence TTGGCAACATTAGAATCCAGACTGGTAGACATGCTCACAGTGCCTGTGGAAGCACTCGGCTTCCAACTTTGGGGCATTGAATATGTGCAAGCGGGTAAACATTCAATCCTGCGTGTGTTCATTGATGGTGAGAATGGTATCAATATTGAAGATTGTGCCAACGTAAGTCGCCAAGTCAGTGCTGTGCTCGATGTTGAAGACCCAATTTCTACTGAATATACCTTAGAGGTTTCTTCGCCAGGCGTAGATAGACCCTTATTTACTGCTGAGCAATATGCGGCCTATGTCGGCGAGGATGTCAAGCTTCAACTGACTATGCCTGTCGCGGGCAGTCGTAATTTAAAAGGCGCCATTACACAGGTTGACGGCCAAATGTTGTCGCTAAATGTGAATGGTAAAGAGCTGGTTGTCGCCTTGGATAATATCCGTAAAGGCAACATCATCGCTAAGTTTTGA
- the rbfA gene encoding 30S ribosome-binding factor RbfA, whose product MAKEFSRTRRIAQQLQQELAVVLQRDMKDPRIGFVTVNDVDVSRDLSYAKVFVTFFEEDKELVQEKLNALITAAPYIRTLVAGRMKLRVMPEIRFVYDSSLVEGMRMSNLVSQVINSDKAKQQQFGSADDVTENDIDEADDTEGKA is encoded by the coding sequence ATGGCAAAAGAATTCAGTCGTACACGTCGCATAGCCCAGCAGTTGCAGCAAGAGCTGGCTGTTGTGTTACAACGCGACATGAAAGATCCCCGTATTGGTTTTGTAACCGTTAATGATGTCGATGTGTCCCGCGATTTAAGTTACGCCAAGGTGTTTGTGACTTTCTTCGAAGAAGACAAAGAGCTGGTGCAAGAAAAGCTCAATGCCTTGATTACAGCTGCGCCTTATATCCGTACTTTAGTTGCGGGCCGCATGAAGCTGAGAGTCATGCCTGAAATCCGTTTCGTGTATGACAGTTCATTGGTTGAAGGTATGCGTATGTCTAACCTCGTCAGCCAAGTGATCAACAGCGATAAAGCCAAGCAGCAACAGTTTGGTAGCGCCGACGACGTGACTGAGAATGATATCGACGAAGCCGATGACACCGAAGGTAAAGCGTAA
- the prfC gene encoding peptide chain release factor 3 codes for MSDNKVEVDKRRTFAIISHPDAGKTTITEKVLLFGNALQKAGTVKGKKSGQHAKSDWMEMEKDRGISITTSVMQFPYGGALVNLLDTPGHEDFSEDTYRTLTAVDSCLMVIDSAKGVEDRTIKLMEVTRLRDTPIVTFMNKLDRDIRDPIELMDEVEDVLNIACAPITWPIGSGKEFKGVYHILRDEVVLYQSGMGHTIQERRVIEGIDNPELDKAIGSYADDLRDEMELVRGASNEFDHQAFLKGELTPVFFGTALGNFGVDHILDGIVEWAPKPLPRESDARMIMPDEEKFTGFVFKIQANMDPKHRDRVAFMRVCSGRYEQGMKMHHVRIGKDVNVSDALTFMAGDRERAEVAYPGDIIGLHNHGTIRIGDTFTQGEKFRFTGVPNFAPEMFRRIRLRDPLKQKQLLKGLVQLSEEGAVQVFRPLDTNDLIVGAVGVLQFEVVVGRLKSEYNVEAIYEGISVSTARWVYCKDERKLEEFRRKCSQNLALDGGDNLTYIAPTMVNLNLSMERYPDIEFAKTREH; via the coding sequence ATGTCAGACAATAAAGTAGAGGTCGATAAACGTCGCACCTTCGCGATTATATCGCACCCCGACGCGGGTAAAACCACCATTACCGAAAAAGTGCTGTTATTCGGAAACGCGCTGCAGAAAGCGGGTACCGTTAAGGGCAAAAAATCGGGTCAGCATGCTAAGTCTGACTGGATGGAAATGGAAAAAGACCGTGGTATTTCGATTACTACGTCTGTGATGCAGTTCCCCTATGGTGGCGCGCTCGTTAACCTACTCGACACTCCCGGCCACGAAGACTTCTCGGAAGATACGTACCGCACCTTGACGGCGGTTGACTCTTGCTTGATGGTTATCGACTCGGCAAAAGGCGTAGAGGATCGTACCATCAAATTGATGGAAGTAACGCGTCTGCGCGATACGCCTATCGTGACCTTTATGAATAAACTCGACCGTGATATTCGCGATCCCATCGAACTGATGGATGAGGTTGAAGATGTCCTCAATATCGCCTGTGCACCTATCACTTGGCCTATTGGTAGCGGTAAAGAGTTTAAAGGTGTTTACCATATTCTGCGTGACGAAGTGGTACTGTACCAGAGCGGTATGGGACACACGATTCAAGAGCGCCGTGTGATTGAAGGCATCGATAACCCTGAGCTGGATAAAGCGATTGGTAGTTATGCTGACGATTTACGTGATGAAATGGAGTTGGTTCGCGGTGCATCGAATGAATTTGATCACCAAGCCTTCTTAAAGGGTGAGCTTACGCCAGTCTTCTTCGGTACCGCTTTGGGTAACTTCGGTGTTGACCATATCCTCGATGGTATTGTTGAGTGGGCACCAAAGCCGTTGCCCCGTGAAAGCGATGCGCGGATGATCATGCCTGACGAAGAAAAATTCACCGGCTTTGTGTTTAAAATCCAAGCTAACATGGATCCTAAACACCGTGACCGCGTTGCCTTTATGCGCGTTTGCTCGGGTCGCTATGAGCAAGGCATGAAGATGCACCATGTGCGCATAGGCAAAGATGTTAACGTCAGCGATGCCTTGACCTTTATGGCGGGTGACCGTGAACGTGCTGAAGTGGCGTATCCTGGTGATATTATTGGTTTACATAACCACGGGACCATTCGTATCGGTGATACTTTCACCCAAGGTGAAAAGTTCCGTTTTACTGGTGTACCTAACTTCGCACCAGAAATGTTCCGACGTATTCGTCTGCGCGATCCGCTCAAGCAAAAACAATTGCTTAAGGGCCTAGTTCAGTTGTCTGAAGAAGGTGCCGTGCAGGTGTTTCGTCCATTAGACACCAACGATCTAATCGTCGGCGCCGTGGGTGTACTGCAGTTTGAAGTGGTTGTCGGCCGCTTAAAGAGCGAGTACAACGTTGAAGCGATTTACGAAGGTATTAGCGTTTCAACGGCACGCTGGGTTTATTGTAAAGATGAGCGTAAGCTAGAAGAGTTTCGCCGTAAGTGTAGCCAAAACTTGGCACTCGATGGTGGTGATAACTTAACTTACATTGCGCCAACTATGGTTAACTTAAACCTTTCGATGGAAAGATACCCTGACATCGAGTTCGCTAAGACGCGCGAACACTAG